TTCTCTAATGACAAGTTGTACTCTTCTCTGGAAGGAACTTTCTGATCATTTCACTTCACTTGAACAAGATATCCTCAAAAAGTCGGAAGCTTTGAAAGCTAAAATCCAAACTTTGGATTCCGAAACTAAAGCATCTCTTGAAGTTCTGGAACAGCGTGAGACTTCAATGAATGTTTCACTTTCAATTGCTTTGCAGAAAGTTGTTGAGAACAAAAAAGCTGCTATTTTGGCTTTGGATGAAGGTGTGGAGCAGCCAGAAGTTGATGATTCTACTGGATTGTTGTTAAAATTGAAGAGTTTTTGTGTCAAGATGGATTCTAGAAGTTTCTGGAACTTTCTGACGGCGAAGAAGAAGGATTTGGATTCGCTTAGGCTGGAAATCCCGAAAGCGTTGGGGGAATGTGTGGATCCGCCGAGGTTTGTGTTGGAATCGATATCGGAGGTGTTTCCGGAGGATAAGAGGGAAGAGAGGAATGAAAGGAACAATGATTTGGGGTGGGCTTGTGTTTTGATGTTGGAATCGTTGATTCCTGTGATGATGGATCCTGTTTTGGGTAATGAGAGGAAATTGGTGACTCCAAGTGTGAAGGATAAGGCTAATGAGATTGCGGAGATTTGGAAGAGGAGTTTGGATGAAAGAGGTGGGATTGAGAATGTGAAGACACCAGATGTGCATACTTTCTTGCAGCATTTGGTGACTTTTGGAGTTGTGAAGGATGAGGACTTTGATTTGTATAGGAAACTTGTTGTTGGGTCTGCTTGGAGGAAGCAGATGCCTAAACTTGCTATCTCTCTTGGCCTTGGTGATAAAATGCCTGGTAATCTTTTGTGTTTATGTAATTCCatgttgtttatgttgttgCTTTGGCTTGAAAAAATAGGAGTAGTTTGAACTCCATGGTGAAATGGGTCTAAATTCAGCAAAGTGGCTTAAGATTTAGTGGTAGTTTTTGTTGTCATCGGTCTTCTGTTCTGAGTACTTGTTAATTAGGAAATTTAGCTTAGTAGCTTTGATTGAGTGACCTTGTGGTGCAATATTGTCATTTTGCCCTTGTTTTTCCATTTCTTGAGCTGGGATTCCTTATGGGATGTTTTCTCAAAGCCAAATTAGGCTATTAACTGAGATCTACTGTTGGTATTAGGAAATCTTACTTTATAAGGGCTATTATCAGACCAGAGAAGTGGGTCTTTGCAAGGGGACTTCCATAGTTGTTTGAATGGGGGAGCTGCTTCTGAGGTGTCTCCTAGCTAGTCTCGGGAATGGTCTTTTGATTTATGCTAGTATTTTTTTCAGTCTGCcattttatgttatgatgttcAGCTAAACTGTTGTAATCTGAGGGCATTCTTACTTGTGTAGTGGAGTAGATTAGGAGTTGTATGAGATAGATCTTGTCTTCACTACTGATGAGAGTCCCATGTGGTGTTTAGTTGTTTAGTCCTAGTTGGCTGTCTCCTTGTCGTGGAAAATTTGCATGGCGACTTCAAATGCTTTGTTTGTGGTTGAGTTTGAATTctgtattttcaaaataaacatcTAAAGCATGTTCATCGAGGTCCAGCTTTTTCTCCTCCTATCTTGATTGGTTATAACAAAATGCATTCCCTTTGCTTCTTCTGTGGAAGTGCTAGGTCTATAAAGCGATGAAAATGAATGCCTAGACTGGTCACATGCCTTAAATTCTTTCTGTACTTCTATTTGTAAAGTATGGTGTATCAAATATTATTCTTCAGTCCAACATTTTTTGTATTGAACTGTTGGAAGGAACACAATGAGAACTTTTCGAAAGCAGGATCTAAGGTAGTGTTTGAGGGCAAGTAATTTGTGCTTATGCACATGAAACCTGCTATTTTGGGATCTCCAGAGCATCCCTCTTTTTTCTGATCTAGAtgcttttatatttatataccaTCTTAATGGGGTTTGTTTGGTTGTAGGTATGTGGTAAGGTAATAGATTTAAGGATTGTCACTGCACTTTATATGTGCTtgcaatttcatttttatctGTTACTTAAGAAATGATTCTTGGTATGTAATTATGCTGTTATTTTTGTCTGCAGAGATGATTGAAGAACTGATCAGCCGGGGACAGCAAGTTGATGCTGTACATTTCACTTATGAAGTTGGACTTGCAGATAAGTTCCCTCCTGTTCCTCTTCTGAAAGCTTTTCTAAAAGATGCGAAAAAAGCTGCTGCTGCAATCCTGGAAGATCCTAATAATTTTGGTCGAGCTGTGGTATTGTCCTATTCTTTTTCTCCTGCTATGTATCTCATCTATAGGTATCCTGTATCTGTTTTCCAGATTGTCCCAGTTATCTTGTTCGACAGTAGTGGTAGTTGGCTATGATTGTCTCTGTCTCTCTCTTTCTGCTATTCTCTCTCTGCCAATAACGCCATTAGGTTCAGTCATTGTaactatacttttttttttggaaagaaaatattagGTGTTCAGCTTTGCCAAGTTCTGCATACTTCTGTTTGTGCTTCTGTAGAAACTGGAGGGTCTAGACATAGTCAGTGAAGTGTTGCCTAACATCTTGATGTTATAATGGAAGAAATCTTAGCTCCCCTCACAGCATGTCTGTCCTAGATATGCTATGATGCCATTGAGCTCTAAGCTCAAAGGTTCATGTGAAAGTTTAACGATTTGTGGTTTATGTCTATCCAGTGCATTCAAGATTACGACGACAACAGAAACATGGGGGTTATTTATGGATGtttgtttatttgaatttacTCATTTGTTGCTTATTCATGTTTTACAGCATTTTGCTTCTAAGAAAGAGCAATCAGCAATTCGTTCTGTTCTCAAGTGCATTGAAGAATACAAGCTTGAAGCTGAATTTCCACCAGAGAACCTTAAGAAGCAGCTTGAGCAATTGGAGAAGCCGAAGAATGAGAAGAAGAGGCCAGCTGCTTTACCAGCAAACAAAAGAACGAGAGCCAATAATGGTGGTCCTATGCCTCCTGCTAAGGCAGGCCGTTCAACAAATGCCTACGTTTCATCTTTCCCTGTAGCTCCAGCATTTGTTAGGTCTCCACCACACACCCAATACCCTCAAGCAGTTCCAGCATATGCCTCACCACCAACCATCTACGGCAGCAGGAGCCCACCTTACCCTTACTCCCCAGAAGCTGCCCCCTATCCAGGCACCCCAGTGAACTACTCTCCGTACGGAGGCTACTGCAATGGAATGGCCCCAGCTTACCAGCAAGCTTACTACCGATAGACATAACATGAATCTAAACTGGTGACAACTGATATGATGACCCAATctaaatttctttctttatatgGCTTGTAATCAGTAATCACTAACCTTTAATGGTAGCTTTATGTGTGTGTTAATTCTAATTCTGACTTTTATCCTGCTATCTTGCTCTGCAATACTGCAGGTTGTATTTCTGATGTTAATTGAATGTGTAGTACTAGGTGGTTGTGAAAAGTAATCAATATGCTTAACAATGACTATTTGGTGCTTGGCTCACAGGAATGACTGCTGAATTTGTTCATTTCTGTCCAACGATAATATCTGAGAACAAAATGTGTTGAGAGGTGTTGTCATAGTTTCCCTGTTGGATAGATTAGTTTTTTATTGCCTCCTGCTGAATCTTCTTTTTGAATCTTCAAAATCTTAAACCTTGAAAAACAGTTCAACTCCTCAAATGACTCGAACAACAGTGATCAGTTCATGGCTTGATTCTATCTCTCGACTCTCATATCACGTGTACGTGCGTCTAGCTCACAATGCATCTAACTTCCACGTAACGTGTTGTGCTCTTACTGTCCACGCACAGAGTTTATACATGAAATTTATAAGTTTTCATAATATGCATTGTCAATCTTTAAACAATGTCTAAAGGAAGATGTGATAATTTTCAACCAACATTGTCTACGTTTTGGGTGTTTCTTCTTCTGGTTCTTTCCTTTAAATCTAACCATATATTATATAGGGTAGAATATCattttaatgtttaatattaaaaaaaaaagtaattttctagtatatagaatataagaattcattaaatctactttctattttatcatgtttttatttgggcaactttcacatatagcaaatataaaattcataattgtatgctatagcaagtttgcataattacactccatagcaaacatataaatgtataattcgacatacatatacaattgaagcgaattgtataaaacgaactgtataaaacgagaaagagaaagagacttgggcagggaattgttaaaaacgaagtgtataaaacgaattgtataattataagtgtatagaacgattatatacaatttgattttggataaaatgagaaagagagaaaggcaaaagagacgtGACAGGAAATAcatctaagcctctcgtatcattctTTGTATTAtacgcgcttcagggctcgtttgacctttaaaatgggtcggactggccgtgagggccaactggatgcacaGCCAATGTcctgacggacgtccacaaatttttttgatatttttaacgtcggaatccggatcatccaaaaaaaggtttgctatagcacacgaaaatcgtcgaaataaagggtatgcgtgcttcaagactcgtttgaccttgaaaatgagccaGACTTCTTGAGAGggcaaaccggatgcatagccaaggtcttggtggacgtccacaaaaacttttggcatttttgacattggttccggatcacccaaaaaatggtttgctatagcacacgaaaatcgtcgaaataaagggtatgcgtgcttcaagactcgtttgaccttgaaaatgagccaGACTTCTTGAGAGggcaaaccggatgcatagccaaggtcttggtGGACGGCCACAAaaacttttggcatttttgacattggttccggatcacccaaaaaatggtttgctatagcacacgaaaatcgttgaaatggggggtatgcgcgcatCGGgaatcgtttgaccttgaaaatgggtcggaatggccgttAGGGGCAACCGGATGCAtttccaaggtcttgacggacgtccaaaaacacttttggaatttttgacgacggaatccagatcacctaaaaaaatggtttgctatagcacacaaaaatcatcgaaatggggggtatgcgcgcttcgggactattttgaccttgaaaatgggtcggactggctgttAGGGGCAACCAGATGCAttgacaaggtcttgacggacgcccaaaaaaacttttggcatttttgacgacGGAacccggatcacccaaaaattggtttgctatagtacacgaaaatcatcgaaatggggagtatgtgcgcttcggggctcgtttgaccatgaaaatgggtcgggctagccgtgagggccaaccagatgcatagccgaggtcttgatggacgtacACAAAAACTTTTGggatttttgacgtcggaatctgtaTCACCAAAAAactggtttgctatagcacacgaaaatcatcgaaatggggggtatatGCGCTttagggcttgtttgacctttaaaatgggtcagactggccgtgagggccaacaggATGCATAGCCATGGTCATGAAGGaggtccacaaaaatttttggcatttttggcTTCGGAAtctagatcacccaaaaaatggtttgctatagcacacaaaaatcgtcgaaatgaggggtatgctcgcttcggggatcgtttgaccttcaaaacggatcggactggccgtgagggccaaccggctgcataggcaaggtcttgattgacgtccacaaaaaaatttggtatttttgacgccggaattcggatcacctaaaaaatggatTGCTATTGCatacgaaaatcgttgaaatgacgggtatgctcgcttcggggctcgtttgaccttcaaaatgggtcggactggccatgaTGGCCAACCGGTTGCAtatacaaggtcttgacggacgtccacaaaaaaatttagcatttttgacgtcggaatccggataacccaaaaaatgatttgctatagcacacgaaaatcatcgaaatggggggtatgcgcttcgaggctcgtttgaccttgaaaattggtcgtactggccgtgatggccaaccagCTGCATAtataaggtcttgacggacgtccacaaaaaaaattggcattattgacttcggaatccggataacccaaaaaatggtttgcaatagcacacgaaaatcgtcaaaatgaggggtatgcgcgcttcggggctcgtttgatcaTCAAACTGGGttggaatggccgtgagggccaaccggctgcatagacaaggtcttgacagacgtccacaaaaaaatttggcatttttgacgtcggaatccggataacccaaaaaatggtttgctatagcacacaaaaatcgtcgaaatggggggtatgcgcgcttcgaggctcgttttaCTTTgcaaatgagttggattggacgtgatggccaactggctgcatagccaaggtattgacgtacgtccacaaaaaaattggaattttgacgtcttaatcttgatcacccaaaaaatggtttgctgtagcacacgaaaatcgtcgaaatgaggggtatgctcgcttcggggctcgtttgaccttcaaaatgggttggactggccgtgagggccaaccggctgcatagacaaggtcttaacggacgtccacaaaattttttggcatttttgatgttggaattcggataacccaaaaaatggtttgctatagcacacgaaaatcgtcgaaatagggggtatgcacgcttcgaggctcgtttgaccttgagaattggtcggactggtcGTGAGttccaactggatgcatagaaaaggtcttgatgCACGTtaacaaaaaagtttggcatttttgacgtcggaatccggatcaccctaaaaatggtttgctatagcgcacgaaaatcgtctaaatagggggtatgcgcgcttcggggctcgtttgaccttgaaaatgggtcggactggccgtgatggccaactggctgcatagccaaggtcttgacggacgtccacaaatttttttggcatttttgacgtccgAATCCGGATcgcctaaaaaatggtttgctattgcttacgaaaatcgtcgaaattggggtatgctcgcttcggggctcgtttgaccttgaaaatgacttGGATTGGTGGTGATGGCCAattggctgcatagccaaggtattgacggacgtgcacaaaaatttttggcatttttgacgtaggaatccggataacccaaaaaatggtttgctatagcacacgaaaatcgtcgaaatggggggtatgcgcgcttcgaggcacgtttgaccttgaaaatgagttggattggccgtgatggccaactggatgcatatcCAAGTTCTTGATttacgtccacaaaaaagtttggcatttttgacgtcggaatctggataaccctaaaaatggtttgctatagcacacgaaaatcgtctaaataggggggtatgcgcgcttcggggctcgtttgaccttgaaaatgggtcggactggtcgTGATGTCCAACTGGcttcatagccaaggtcttgatggacgtccacaaaaatttttggcattcttgacgtcggaatccggatcacctcaaaaatggttttctattgcttacgaaaatcatcgaaattggggtatgctcgcttcggggctcgtttgaccttgaaaatgtgtTGGATTGGCCTTGATAGCCAAACTGGCTTCATatccaaggtattgacggacgtccacaaaaagttttggtatttttgacatcggaatccggatcacctaaaaaatggtttgctattgcttacgaaaatcatcgaaattggggtatgctcgcttcggggcttgtttgactttgaaaatgagttggattggctgTGTGGCCAACTGgttgcatagccaaggtattgatggacgtccacaaaaatttttggaatttttgacgtcttaatccggttcacccaaaaaatggtttgctatagcacacgaaaatcgttgaaataaTGGGTATGCTggcttcggggctcatttgaccttcaaaatgggtcggactggccgtgagggccaaccggctgcatagacaaggtctagacgggcgtccacaaaaaaatttggcatttttgacgtcggaatccggatcacctaaaaaatggtttgctatagcacaggaaaatcgtcgaaatgaggggtatgctcgcttgggggatcgtttgaccttcaaaatgggtcggacgggccgtgagggacaaccgaaTGCATAagcaaggtcttgacggatgtccacaaaaaaatttggcatttttgacgtcggaatccggatcacccaaaaaatggtttgctatagcacacgaaaatcgtcgaaatgaggggtatgctcacttcggggctcatttgaccttcaaaatgggtcggactggccgtgagggccaaccggctgcatagacaaggtctagacgggcgtccacaaaaaaattttgcatttttgacgtcgaaatccagatcacctaaaaaatggtttgataTTGCatatgaaaatcgtcgaaatggggggtatgcgcgcttcgaggctcgtttgaccttgaaaatgggtggGATTGgacgtgatggccaactggatgcatagccaaggtcttgacgcacgtcctcaaaaaagtttggcatttttgacgtcggaatctggatcaccctaaaaaaggtttgctatagcacacgaaaatcgtctaaataggggggtatgtgcgcttcggtgctcgtttgaccttgaaaatgggtcgtactggccgtgatggacaactggatgcatagccaaggtcttgacagacgtccacaaaaattttgtcattcttgacgtcggaatccggatcacctaaaaaatggtttgctattgcttacgaaaatcgtcgaaattgaGGTAAtctcgctttggggctcgtttgaccttgaaaatgtgttggattggccgtgatagCTAACTGGcttcatagccaaggtattgatgggttggattggccgtgatagCTAACTGGcttcatagccaaggtattgacggacttccacaaaaagttttggtatttttgacgtcggaatccggatcacctaaaaaatggtttgctattgcttacgaaaatcatcgaaattggggtatgctcgcttcggggcttgtttgaccttaaaaatgagttggattggccggtGGCCAACTgaatgcatagccaaggtattgacggacgtccacaaaattttttggaatttttgacatcTTAATCCGgttcacccaaaaaatagtttgctatagcacacgaaaatcgtcaaaataaggggtatgctcgttttggggctcgtttgaccttcaaaatcgGTCAGACtgaccgtgagggccaaccgtctgcatagacaaggtctagacggacgtccacaaaaaaatttagcattttttacgttggaatccggatcacctaaaaatgGATTGCTATtgcatacgaaaatcgtcgaaatgaggggtatgctcgcttcggggatcgtttgaccttcaaaaaaggtcggactggccgtgagggacaaccggctgcatagagaaggtcttgatggacgtttacaaaattttttggcatttttgacgtcggaatcccgaaaacccaaaaaatgatttgctatagcacacaaaaatcgtcaaaatggggagtatgcgcgcttcgaggcttgtttgaccttgaaaatgagttggattggccgtgatggccaactggctgcatatctaaggtcttgacggacgtccacaaaagtttttggcatttttgacgtcggaatctggataacccaaaaaatggtttgctatagcacacgaaaatcgttgaaatggggggtatgcttgcttcgaggctcgtttgaccttgaaaattggtcggactggcgtGAGGTTCAACtggatgcatatccaaggtcttgactcacgtccacaaaaaagtttggcatttttgacatcggaatccggatcaccctaaaaatggtttgctatagcacatgaaaatcgtctaattaggggggtatgcgcgcttcggggctcgtttgaccttgaaaatgggtcggactggccgtgatggccaactgggtgcatagccaaggtcttgacggacgtccacaaaaatatttggcatttttgacgtccgAATCCGGAttacctaaaaaatggtttgctattgcttacgaaatcatcgaaattggggtatgcttCCTTCGGGGatc
The nucleotide sequence above comes from Solanum pennellii chromosome 9, SPENNV200. Encoded proteins:
- the LOC107031136 gene encoding FRIGIDA-like protein 4a, coding for MGSLADPGELDSVEPPPQQPSFDEFQRQTSLMTSCTLLWKELSDHFTSLEQDILKKSEALKAKIQTLDSETKASLEVLEQRETSMNVSLSIALQKVVENKKAAILALDEGVEQPEVDDSTGLLLKLKSFCVKMDSRSFWNFLTAKKKDLDSLRLEIPKALGECVDPPRFVLESISEVFPEDKREERNERNNDLGWACVLMLESLIPVMMDPVLGNERKLVTPSVKDKANEIAEIWKRSLDERGGIENVKTPDVHTFLQHLVTFGVVKDEDFDLYRKLVVGSAWRKQMPKLAISLGLGDKMPEMIEELISRGQQVDAVHFTYEVGLADKFPPVPLLKAFLKDAKKAAAAILEDPNNFGRAVHFASKKEQSAIRSVLKCIEEYKLEAEFPPENLKKQLEQLEKPKNEKKRPAALPANKRTRANNGGPMPPAKAGRSTNAYVSSFPVAPAFVRSPPHTQYPQAVPAYASPPTIYGSRSPPYPYSPEAAPYPGTPVNYSPYGGYCNGMAPAYQQAYYR